The stretch of DNA GGGCGGGTATCTTCTGACACTTCTGGTTCCCCTCTTGAAGGTTTGCCTTCCTGTTACGGGACGTTGCCGGACGCTCCGTCGTCACGCCTATCGCGTCATCAGAGGCGGCTGATCGGCCGATCTGTTTCTACATATTGCACCGGCTTTTTGCGGCGGGGTGCGATGTTACCCTGAGTACGCCCATGCAACATGGGCTTTCCTGCATTCAATACAGTATGTACTTGCTGCTCGCTCGGCTCGGCTTTGGCAGAGGAGCGGTCTGCCCGGGCATCCAGCAAAGTCGAAAAGGAGTATCGCGCCATGCATGCCATCAGCTTCATCCAGGACCTGGCAGTGATCATGCTGGTCGCTGGTGTGGTGACGATTCTCTTTCATCGCCTGAAGCAGCCTGTGGTGCTGGGCTACATCGTTGCGGGTTTCATCATCGGCCCGCATACCCCGCCGTTCGGCCTGATCCACGATGAAGACACGATCAAGACCCTGGCCGAGCTGGGGGTGATTTTCCTGATGTTCTGCCTGGGCCTGGAGTTCAGCCTGCGCAAGCTGTTCAAGGTGGGTGCCACGGCATTCATCGCGGCGTTCCTGGAAATCGTCCTGATGATCTGGATCGGGTTCGAGATTGGCCGATGGTTCGGCTGGAATACCATGGACTCGCTGTTCCTTGGCGCGATCCTGGCTATTTCGTCGACCACCATCATCGTCAAGGCACTGAACGACCTGAAGATGAAGAACGAGCGCTTCGCGCAGCTCATCTTCGGCGTGCTGATCGTCGAGGACATCCTCGGCATCGGCATCATCGCCTTGCTATCCGGCATCGCCGTCAGTGGCTCGGTCAGCTCCGGCGAAGTGTTTTCGACAGTCGGCAAGCTGTCGTTGTTCATGATCGTCGCGCTGGTCATCGGCATTCTGCTGGTGCCACGACTACTGGCCTACGTCGCGAAATTCGAAAGTAACGAGATGTTGCTGATTACCGTACTGGGCCTGTGCTTCGGCTTCTGCCTGTTGGTAGTCAAGCTGGAATACAGCATGGTGCTGGGGGCCTTCCTGATCGGTGCAATCATGGCCGAGTCGCGCCAGCTGCTGAAGATCGAACGCCTGATCGAGCCCGTGCGCGACCTGTTCAGCGCGATTTTCTTCGTCGCCATCGGCCTGATGATTGATCCGCAGGTGCTGGTCGACTATGCCTGGCCGATCGTGGTCATCACCTTGGCGGTGGTGCTGGGCAAAATGCTGTCGTGCGGCATGGGCGCATTCATTGCCGGTAACGATGGCCGTACCTCGCTGCGGGTGGGTATGGGCCTTTCGCAGATAGGCGAATTCTCCTTCATCATCGCGGCCCTGGGGATGACCTTACAGGTCACCAGCGACTTCCTTTACCCGGTGGCTGTGGCTGTTTCGGCCATCACCACGCTGCTGACACCTTACCTTATTCGCGCCGCCGATCCGCTTTCGCAGAAGCTTGGCAACGTCGTGCCACGGCGCCTGGCGCGGGTGCTGTCACTTTATGGGGAATGGTTGCGCAACATTCAGCCACAAGGTGAAAGCGCCATGCTGGCAGCGATGATCAGGCGCATCCTGCTGCAGGTCGGCGTCAATCTGGCGCTGGTGATCGCGATCTTCTTCAGTGGCGGTTATTTCGCCGGGCGCATCGGCGATTGGCTAAACGAGTGGGTGACTGATGTCAGCCAGCAGAAGGCGCTGATCTGGGGCGCGGCGTTGCTGCTGTCGCTGCCGTTCCTGATTGCCGCCTATCGCAAGCTGAAGGCACTGTCGATGCTGTTGGCAGAGATGGGAGTGAAGCCAGAAATGGCCGGGCGGCACACCCAGCGCGTGCGTCGCGTGGTTGCCGAGGTGATTCCGTTGCTGTCGCTGCTGGTGATCTTTCTGCTGCTGTCGGCATTGTCGGCAAGCATTCTGCCGACCAGCGAACTGTTGCTGGTGATCGCAGTGGTCGCGGCGGTGGTGGTGTCGTTGCTGTGGCGCTGGTTTATCCGCGTGCATTCACGGATGCAGATCGCCTTGCTGGAGACGCTGGAGAACAGTCGCGATCATTCGCACTGAGGGCATGCCCTCTGCGCAAGATTTCGCCGTCGTACGAGGGGATGGAGCGGTAACGATGTCGCCAGGCGCAGAAAGCCTGGCGATTTTAACTGCATTGATGGCACTAAGCCATGTTTTTGCCTGTGTTTCAGCTCTCCAGCCACACGTCCCGAGCCCAGTGCCACACTGACTCCCAGCTTTCCTCGGCAACGGCTTCTTCGTCGCCTTCCCACAGCACCACGGTGCCGTCTTCTTCGACGCAGTAGTAGTTGTTGCCGTCTTCGCACAGTGGAATCAGGTCACGTGGAACACCG from Pseudomonas putida encodes:
- a CDS encoding cation:proton antiporter encodes the protein MHAISFIQDLAVIMLVAGVVTILFHRLKQPVVLGYIVAGFIIGPHTPPFGLIHDEDTIKTLAELGVIFLMFCLGLEFSLRKLFKVGATAFIAAFLEIVLMIWIGFEIGRWFGWNTMDSLFLGAILAISSTTIIVKALNDLKMKNERFAQLIFGVLIVEDILGIGIIALLSGIAVSGSVSSGEVFSTVGKLSLFMIVALVIGILLVPRLLAYVAKFESNEMLLITVLGLCFGFCLLVVKLEYSMVLGAFLIGAIMAESRQLLKIERLIEPVRDLFSAIFFVAIGLMIDPQVLVDYAWPIVVITLAVVLGKMLSCGMGAFIAGNDGRTSLRVGMGLSQIGEFSFIIAALGMTLQVTSDFLYPVAVAVSAITTLLTPYLIRAADPLSQKLGNVVPRRLARVLSLYGEWLRNIQPQGESAMLAAMIRRILLQVGVNLALVIAIFFSGGYFAGRIGDWLNEWVTDVSQQKALIWGAALLLSLPFLIAAYRKLKALSMLLAEMGVKPEMAGRHTQRVRRVVAEVIPLLSLLVIFLLLSALSASILPTSELLLVIAVVAAVVVSLLWRWFIRVHSRMQIALLETLENSRDHSH